From a single Halobacteriovorax sp. DA5 genomic region:
- a CDS encoding hotdog fold thioesterase: MENLFNNLDLNEVNKFNAGCCVEHLDIKITEAGNDYLVATMPVDERTRQPYGVLHGGASCVLAESVGSIASNIILDSSKFYAAGLEINANHVRPVQSGIVTAKATAIHLGKSTHIWDIRITDEKDKLVCISRLTMAVIKK, encoded by the coding sequence ATGGAAAATTTATTTAATAATCTCGATCTAAATGAGGTGAATAAGTTCAATGCTGGCTGCTGTGTTGAGCACCTTGATATAAAAATTACTGAGGCAGGAAACGACTACTTAGTTGCGACGATGCCTGTAGATGAAAGAACAAGACAGCCATACGGCGTTCTTCATGGAGGAGCAAGTTGTGTCCTTGCGGAATCAGTTGGATCAATCGCTTCAAATATTATTTTAGATTCTTCAAAATTCTATGCTGCTGGTTTGGAGATAAATGCAAATCATGTGCGTCCAGTTCAATCAGGAATTGTTACTGCAAAAGCAACGGCCATCCATCTTGGAAAATCGACACACATCTGGGATATCCGCATCACAGACGAGAAAGACAAATTAGTTTGTATCTCTCGCCTGACGATGGCAGTTATTAAGAAATAA
- the gcvT gene encoding glycine cleavage system aminomethyltransferase GcvT — protein sequence MKQTSLTQAHRDLKAKMADFAGYEMPIQYAGVKAEVEAVRSNIGVFDVSHMGEFFVTGPDAVAFVDYVITNDFTNAETGKAVYSPLCRENGTVIDDLIAYKLEEQKVLICVNAANIEKDWNWISSKTEGFDIELTNQSDDYSLLAIQGPKTEEVLSKLGFDSVKNAAYYSAYESNWNGAAVIMARTGYTGEDGFEVFGSHETIQKLWSDLLSAQVTPCGLASRDVLRLEVCYPLYGHELNDELTPLDAALKWTVKLNKERFIGKEALLEAAANYRLVKLSIDKGIPREGYEILNDQDQVIGKVTSGTMSVTNSQGICLGLVKRDLFPENKKFRIQIRKNVIDSNYHTKPFVTGGHK from the coding sequence ATGAAACAAACATCACTTACACAGGCGCATCGCGACCTTAAGGCAAAAATGGCAGACTTTGCAGGTTATGAAATGCCTATTCAGTACGCTGGAGTAAAAGCAGAAGTTGAAGCCGTAAGAAGCAACATCGGTGTTTTCGATGTTTCACATATGGGTGAATTCTTTGTAACTGGTCCAGATGCTGTAGCCTTCGTTGACTATGTTATCACTAACGATTTTACTAATGCGGAAACAGGAAAAGCTGTTTACTCGCCACTATGCCGTGAAAATGGAACAGTAATTGATGACCTTATTGCATATAAACTTGAAGAACAAAAAGTTTTAATTTGTGTAAATGCGGCCAATATTGAAAAAGATTGGAATTGGATATCTTCGAAAACGGAAGGTTTTGATATTGAACTAACAAATCAGTCTGATGACTATTCTCTTCTTGCGATTCAAGGTCCTAAAACTGAAGAAGTACTTTCTAAACTAGGTTTTGATTCTGTTAAAAATGCTGCTTACTACTCTGCTTATGAAAGTAATTGGAATGGTGCTGCGGTAATCATGGCAAGAACAGGATACACTGGTGAAGATGGATTCGAAGTATTTGGTTCACATGAAACAATACAGAAACTATGGTCGGATCTTTTAAGTGCACAAGTTACACCTTGTGGCCTAGCATCACGTGATGTTCTTAGACTTGAAGTTTGTTATCCACTATATGGCCATGAGCTTAATGACGAATTAACTCCACTCGATGCTGCTCTAAAGTGGACTGTTAAACTAAATAAAGAAAGATTTATTGGAAAGGAAGCACTATTAGAAGCCGCTGCAAACTATAGACTAGTTAAACTTTCTATTGATAAAGGTATTCCAAGAGAAGGTTACGAGATTCTAAATGACCAAGATCAAGTTATCGGTAAAGTAACAAGTGGTACGATGTCAGTAACTAACTCTCAAGGAATTTGCCTAGGGCTAGTTAAGCGTGATTTATTTCCTGAAAATAAGAAATTTAGAATACAAATTCGAAAGAATGTAATAGATTCAAACTATCATACAAAACCATTTGTTACCGGAGGGCACAAATAA
- a CDS encoding bifunctional 5,10-methylenetetrahydrofolate dehydrogenase/5,10-methenyltetrahydrofolate cyclohydrolase, whose product MQNETKLLYAQPVIERQVELLKEECGSLKSLGTTPCLKVILVGNNPASVIYTNSKKKFAEKIGASCEIVNLEDSISEEEFLKIVNQFNKDPSVHGILIQLPLPKSLSQVDTTDLVVPHKDVDGFHYENVAKLYRGQLGETSMIPCTPKGIVTMAKYYGIDFTGKNVVIVGRSLIVGKPLSLLLTNLNATVTLAHSKTQNLKELTQSADIIVTAIGSPKLLTKEYFRNDQTQVVFDVGINRSIDGKLCGDCDFDNIKDQLAAITPVPKGIGPMTIFSVSQNLISAAKK is encoded by the coding sequence ATGCAAAATGAGACAAAATTACTATATGCGCAACCCGTCATAGAAAGGCAGGTTGAACTTCTTAAAGAAGAGTGTGGCTCCCTAAAAAGTTTGGGTACGACACCTTGTTTAAAAGTAATTCTTGTAGGTAATAATCCAGCAAGCGTTATTTATACAAATAGTAAGAAGAAGTTTGCAGAAAAAATTGGTGCAAGTTGCGAAATCGTTAATCTAGAAGATTCGATTAGTGAGGAAGAATTCCTCAAAATCGTAAACCAATTTAATAAAGATCCATCAGTTCACGGGATCCTTATACAACTTCCATTACCAAAATCACTCTCTCAAGTAGATACAACAGACCTTGTTGTTCCTCATAAAGATGTTGATGGTTTTCACTACGAAAATGTTGCTAAGCTTTACCGTGGGCAACTTGGTGAAACATCAATGATTCCTTGTACGCCAAAAGGTATTGTTACAATGGCCAAGTACTACGGAATTGATTTTACAGGAAAGAATGTTGTTATCGTTGGTAGAAGTCTTATCGTTGGGAAACCACTTTCACTTCTCCTAACAAATTTAAATGCAACTGTTACACTTGCACACTCTAAAACTCAAAACTTAAAAGAGCTAACTCAGTCAGCCGATATTATTGTGACAGCAATTGGCTCACCAAAGCTCCTTACTAAAGAATATTTCAGAAATGATCAGACACAAGTTGTCTTCGATGTCGGTATTAATCGAAGTATTGATGGCAAACTTTGCGGTGACTGCGACTTTGACAATATAAAAGATCAACTTGCGGCAATTACTCCAGTTCCTAAAGGAATTGGCCCAATGACAATCTTCAGTGTCTCTCAAAATTTAATTAGCGCAGCTAAAAAATAA
- a CDS encoding amidohydrolase family protein, which produces MKNLLFITLAMLLSSCSLLYGKLGGDFDYKPNEYEKLPKHVKDFVEKSYDGIDLKKLRDTHLHIVGLGNSRSGIWVNPDMQDWYNHLSKYNRFNVYISASGVDDKSQADEQYVARLVELMTYQPHFIPAYALAFDYHYKLDGTKDLTHSEFHVPNEYIWKLSQEHPVNFKMVASVHPYRKDAIQELEKWAARGVKFVKWLPNAMGIDPANKKVIPFYKALKKYNMTLITHAGEEKAVEGDKFQELGNPLRLRHALDLGVDVIISHAASRGKCEDLDNGGVQAECSDLFWRLFKEKKYEKNLFTDLSALIIYERLSEPLIEMIENKQFHSRVMYGSDYPLPAINWIYRTTDLVEKGFITEEEREILNEIYSINPLLFHFVALRTVRHPKTGEKLTNEAFEMPARLLKK; this is translated from the coding sequence ATGAAAAATTTATTATTTATTACTCTCGCAATGCTATTGTCATCGTGTTCTCTCCTCTATGGAAAACTTGGTGGCGATTTTGATTACAAACCAAATGAATATGAAAAACTTCCTAAACATGTAAAAGACTTTGTTGAAAAGTCTTACGATGGAATTGATCTAAAGAAATTAAGAGATACTCACTTACATATCGTGGGTCTTGGGAATAGTAGAAGTGGTATTTGGGTAAACCCAGATATGCAAGATTGGTATAATCACTTATCAAAATACAATCGTTTTAATGTTTATATTTCCGCTTCTGGAGTTGATGATAAGTCGCAAGCAGATGAGCAATATGTGGCCCGTCTCGTTGAACTGATGACTTACCAGCCACACTTTATTCCAGCCTATGCACTTGCTTTTGATTATCATTATAAGTTAGATGGTACAAAAGATCTTACGCATTCAGAATTTCATGTGCCTAATGAATATATTTGGAAGTTATCACAAGAACATCCTGTGAATTTTAAAATGGTTGCTTCAGTACATCCTTACCGTAAAGATGCAATTCAAGAGTTAGAAAAATGGGCCGCTCGTGGTGTGAAGTTTGTAAAATGGCTACCAAATGCAATGGGTATCGATCCTGCAAATAAAAAAGTTATTCCATTTTATAAAGCGCTTAAGAAATATAATATGACTCTTATTACACATGCCGGTGAAGAGAAAGCTGTAGAGGGTGATAAGTTTCAAGAGTTAGGAAATCCACTTCGCCTACGTCATGCACTTGATCTTGGTGTTGATGTAATTATCTCTCACGCCGCTTCACGTGGAAAATGTGAGGATCTAGATAATGGTGGAGTACAAGCAGAGTGTTCTGATTTATTTTGGAGACTTTTCAAAGAAAAGAAATATGAGAAAAACCTCTTCACAGACCTATCGGCACTTATCATTTATGAAAGACTTAGTGAGCCTCTAATTGAAATGATTGAAAATAAACAATTTCACTCACGTGTAATGTATGGATCAGATTATCCTCTTCCTGCAATTAACTGGATTTACCGTACGACTGATCTTGTAGAGAAAGGATTTATTACAGAGGAAGAAAGAGAGATCTTAAATGAGATCTACTCAATCAATCCACTTCTTTTTCACTTCGTAGCACTGAGAACTGTTAGGCACCCAAAGACTGGTGAGAAACTCACTAACGAAGCCTTTGAGATGCCAGCTCGACTTCTTAAAAAATAA
- the gcvH gene encoding glycine cleavage system protein GcvH, translating into MTNIPTDLKYTKEHEWAKIEGDIVTVGITDFAQNSLGDIVFVELPEVGQEFSKDDTFGVVESIKSASDLYIPVSGVITEINEELPDSPDNLNSEPYESWMIKVKITDQEELSELLSNEEYESLCQE; encoded by the coding sequence ATGACTAATATTCCAACTGATCTTAAATATACAAAAGAGCACGAATGGGCAAAGATTGAAGGTGATATCGTAACTGTAGGTATTACAGATTTCGCTCAAAACTCTTTAGGTGATATTGTTTTTGTTGAGCTACCAGAAGTAGGTCAAGAGTTCTCAAAAGACGACACTTTTGGTGTTGTTGAATCAATTAAATCGGCAAGTGATCTTTATATTCCGGTTTCAGGTGTTATCACTGAAATCAATGAAGAACTACCAGATTCACCAGATAATTTAAACTCTGAACCATATGAATCTTGGATGATAAAAGTTAAAATTACAGATCAAGAAGAGCTTTCTGAGTTACTTTCTAACGAAGAATACGAAAGCCTTTGTCAAGAATAA
- the ruvC gene encoding crossover junction endodeoxyribonuclease RuvC produces the protein MYILGIDPGSRTTGWAVIEVEGRKFKYVDSGVLKFDKIPEFLDRLATISSSIKDIVSMYKPDEISVEALIYVKSIPALSKLAQARGALIAGLSGKYQGKITEYSPNLIKSSVTGHGLASKESVDRSLNMIFGKLDFKSHDESDALAIALCHALNRGQRAKIKGKSSHTRTKARTLKEVFSK, from the coding sequence ATGTATATTCTAGGAATTGACCCGGGATCTCGTACCACTGGTTGGGCGGTTATCGAAGTTGAAGGTCGAAAATTTAAATATGTCGATTCGGGTGTTTTAAAATTTGATAAGATACCGGAGTTTCTTGATCGTTTAGCAACGATTTCTTCTTCAATTAAAGATATTGTCTCAATGTATAAACCTGATGAGATTTCAGTTGAGGCTTTGATTTACGTAAAAAGTATTCCCGCATTATCAAAACTTGCTCAAGCGAGGGGAGCACTAATTGCAGGTTTATCTGGTAAGTATCAAGGTAAAATCACAGAGTATTCACCGAACTTAATAAAATCTAGTGTTACTGGACATGGTCTTGCTTCAAAAGAAAGTGTTGATCGATCTCTAAATATGATTTTTGGTAAGCTAGATTTCAAGTCACATGATGAGTCGGATGCCCTTGCTATAGCGCTTTGTCACGCGTTGAATCGTGGACAAAGGGCAAAAATAAAGGGAAAATCGTCTCATACTCGTACAAAAGCACGTACATTAAAAGAAGTATTTTCTAAGTAG
- the lpxC gene encoding UDP-3-O-acyl-N-acetylglucosamine deacetylase encodes MLNQRTIAKKVMITGIGIHSGKKVTMTLHPSEADSGIQFKRTDIKDSQVLKATADTVGATENNTAIGSGPGAVHTVEHLLSVLYGFGINNCYIEIDGPEVPIMDGSGASFLYVIKETGIQQLHKTKKFLVVTKAVEVKVGEKWARIEPCEKLVIDSTIVFKHPIIKTQRKVFEFTCENYIAEIGRARTFGLLRDVDMLKRKGLIKGGSLDNAIVLDDFKVMNPDGLRFDDEFVRHKILDTVGDISLLGYEIAGKITTYMSGHHVHNVLCRKLLETPDAYEIVSATSLEKEAVQAFDLPMALAPSF; translated from the coding sequence ATGTTAAACCAAAGAACTATAGCGAAAAAAGTGATGATTACAGGAATTGGGATCCATTCTGGAAAGAAGGTGACAATGACTCTACATCCTTCAGAAGCAGATTCTGGTATCCAGTTTAAGAGAACTGACATTAAAGATTCACAAGTGCTAAAGGCTACTGCAGATACTGTAGGAGCTACTGAGAACAATACAGCAATTGGCTCAGGTCCAGGTGCAGTTCATACTGTTGAACACCTTCTATCAGTTCTTTATGGTTTCGGAATTAATAATTGTTATATTGAAATTGATGGGCCAGAGGTTCCAATTATGGACGGTTCAGGCGCTTCATTTCTTTATGTTATTAAAGAGACCGGAATCCAACAACTTCATAAAACTAAGAAATTTCTAGTAGTTACTAAAGCAGTAGAAGTAAAAGTTGGCGAAAAATGGGCGAGAATTGAACCTTGTGAAAAGCTAGTGATCGATTCTACTATCGTTTTTAAGCACCCTATTATTAAAACTCAACGTAAAGTATTTGAATTTACTTGCGAGAATTACATCGCTGAAATTGGTCGAGCGCGTACGTTTGGTCTATTAAGAGATGTTGATATGTTAAAGAGAAAAGGCCTAATTAAGGGTGGATCTCTTGATAATGCAATTGTTTTAGATGATTTTAAAGTTATGAATCCAGATGGATTACGTTTTGATGATGAATTCGTAAGACATAAGATTCTTGATACTGTAGGTGATATCAGCCTTCTAGGTTATGAAATTGCCGGAAAAATCACAACTTACATGTCTGGACACCACGTTCACAACGTTCTTTGCCGCAAGCTTCTTGAGACACCTGATGCATATGAAATTGTATCGGCAACATCACTTGAGAAAGAAGCAGTTCAAGCGTTTGATCTGCCCATGGCCCTTGCGCCGTCATTTTAA
- the ruvB gene encoding Holliday junction branch migration DNA helicase RuvB, producing MSEGRFFDPTLDEEETRKEIVLRPKDFSEYIGQKKIVQNIDVMVTSAVKRKQSMDHALLSGPPGLGKTSLAMIIANALGSQLHVISGPAIEKKGDLAAILTNLEPRDVLFIDEIHRMHISVEEILYSAMEDYRLDIVIGDGAAARTMQIEIAPFTLIGATTRSGLLSNPLRDRFMAHFHFDFYKADELAKIISNNAKKIGIQIDEDAEHLMARCARGTPRIANRVLRRVRDFAIVRDSSHVNINDVKKSLEMMEIDEHGLDRMDRRILSVIQQYYGGGPVGIEALCATLAEDRSTIEDVYEPFLLKEGFLIRTPRGREISQIAKELINEE from the coding sequence ATGTCTGAAGGACGTTTTTTTGATCCAACACTTGATGAAGAAGAAACAAGAAAAGAAATTGTTTTAAGGCCGAAAGATTTTTCTGAATATATAGGTCAGAAAAAAATCGTACAAAATATTGATGTGATGGTTACTTCCGCTGTTAAAAGAAAACAGTCTATGGACCATGCACTACTTTCAGGTCCTCCTGGACTAGGAAAGACATCTCTTGCCATGATAATTGCTAATGCGCTCGGAAGCCAGCTTCATGTTATATCGGGACCGGCCATTGAGAAGAAGGGTGATCTTGCGGCGATTCTTACGAATTTAGAGCCTCGTGATGTTCTTTTTATCGATGAAATTCATCGCATGCATATTTCTGTTGAAGAAATTCTTTATTCAGCAATGGAAGATTATCGCCTCGATATTGTTATTGGTGATGGTGCCGCTGCAAGAACTATGCAAATTGAAATTGCTCCATTTACATTAATTGGGGCCACGACAAGATCAGGGTTATTGTCAAATCCTCTTCGTGATCGTTTTATGGCACATTTTCATTTTGATTTTTATAAAGCTGATGAACTAGCAAAAATTATTTCTAATAACGCTAAGAAAATCGGAATTCAAATAGACGAAGATGCAGAGCACTTAATGGCAAGATGTGCTCGAGGTACTCCAAGAATCGCTAATCGTGTTCTTCGTCGCGTGCGTGACTTCGCTATTGTTCGTGATTCTTCTCACGTTAATATTAATGATGTGAAAAAATCTCTAGAAATGATGGAAATTGATGAACACGGGTTGGATCGTATGGATAGACGCATCCTTTCTGTTATTCAACAGTATTATGGGGGAGGTCCTGTAGGTATAGAAGCACTTTGTGCAACTCTTGCTGAAGACCGCTCTACGATTGAAGATGTTTATGAACCCTTTCTTTTAAAAGAAGGTTTTTTAATACGTACGCCAAGAGGTCGTGAGATCTCACAAATTGCAAAAGAGTTGATTAATGAAGAATAA
- the ruvA gene encoding Holliday junction branch migration protein RuvA, whose product MIGLLQGEVVFSDGNELILFTPSGVGHQIYFQHVLPEGSVAAIFISHIVKEASEELFGFRSLREKKTFELLLSVKGVGPKGAFALVTSIGVDNIIDAITFDNKKTLQKAPGVGAKAASQIILDLSGKAQKIKMYSKASASANQTAQSISQAPLNLELFEESVSEVVNHDSALMNDAIMACKELGFTEEKVMPLAKRILDENQITRAEQLVHLVLKEV is encoded by the coding sequence ATGATTGGTCTATTACAAGGCGAAGTTGTTTTCAGCGATGGAAACGAATTAATTCTTTTTACTCCTTCTGGGGTAGGTCACCAAATTTATTTTCAACATGTTTTACCAGAGGGCTCAGTTGCTGCAATCTTCATCTCACATATTGTGAAAGAGGCAAGTGAAGAACTTTTTGGTTTCCGATCTTTGAGAGAGAAGAAAACATTTGAATTACTTTTAAGTGTTAAAGGTGTTGGTCCTAAAGGAGCATTTGCTCTTGTGACAAGTATTGGTGTGGATAACATAATTGATGCTATTACTTTTGATAATAAGAAAACACTACAAAAGGCACCAGGTGTGGGAGCGAAAGCTGCTTCACAGATCATTCTTGATTTAAGTGGAAAAGCACAAAAAATAAAAATGTATTCTAAGGCTTCTGCTTCTGCGAATCAGACAGCACAATCAATCTCTCAAGCACCTCTAAATCTTGAGCTATTTGAAGAAAGTGTATCAGAAGTTGTTAATCATGATTCGGCACTAATGAATGATGCAATCATGGCCTGTAAAGAACTTGGTTTTACTGAAGAGAAAGTGATGCCACTTGCAAAAAGAATTTTAGATGAAAACCAAATTACAAGGGCCGAACAATTAGTTCACCTTGTTTTAAAAGAGGTGTAA